The Mesoterricola silvestris sequence TCTTCGCCACCCTCGCGGGGTGCCTGCTGGCCCTGTGGCTGCGCTACAACGGCCCGGACACATCGCTGTCCTTCGAGATCATGATCGATATCCTGCTCATGGTGGTCATCGGGGGCATGGGCACCATGTACGGCTCGGTGGTGGGCGCCACGCTCTTCCTCATCGCCCAGAACTACCTGCAGGACCTCATGAAGCTGGGCAGCACCGCCGCCAGCGGCGTGCCGTTCCTGCGAAACCTCCTGGCCCCGGACCGCTGGATGCTGTGGCTGGGGATCCTTTTCATCCTGAGCGTGTACAAGTTCCCCACGGGGATCGTGGGCAGGCTTCGCGCGAGGGTCCGGAGCGCGCCATGAGCCTTGTCCGTTTGGAAGTCGCCGGGGGGATCGCCCACCTGACCCTGTGCCGCGCCGGCATGCACAATGCCCTGGTGCCCGAATTGCTCGAAGCGCTCCTGGGCGCCCTCGGCGAGGTGCGGGACGATCCGCGGGCGCGGGCCGTGGTGCTCGCCGCCGAAGGGCCCGCCTTCTCCATCGGCGGGGACATGCGCCGCTTCCAGCGGGAGCGGGGCGACCTCCAGGCCTATTCCTCCCGCCTGGTGGGCCTGCTCAACGAGGCCATCCTGGCCCTGGTGGACCTGCCCCAGCCCGTGGTGGCCGCCGTTCACGGCCTGGTCACCGGGGGTTCCCTGGGCCTGGTGCTGGCCGCGGATTTCGTCTACCTGACCCCCAGGGTGGCCCTCAAGGCCCACTACACCACCGCCGCCTTCGGCCCCGACGGGGGCTGGACGGCCCTGGCGCCCCGCCTCGCGGGCCTGCGCCGCGCCGCCTCGGCCCTCATGCTCAACCGCACCATCCGCGCCGACGACGCGGTGGAATGGGGCCTGGCCACGGAGGTGGTGCCCGCCGACGCCCTGCTGGACACCGCCACGGCCACCGCCCAGCGGCTCGCGTCCTTCCCGGCGGGCACCCTGCGCGCGGCCAAGGACCTGCTCTGGGGGGACCGGGCCGCGCTCGCCGCCGCCCTGGAGGGGGAACGCAGGCACTTCCTGGACCTGGTGGCCCGGCCCGAAGCCATCGAGGGCGTCGACGCCTTCCTCCGCGATTTCCACGACTACCCGCACGACCAGGAATAGGAGCGCCCATGCTCATTCCCGACTGGCTCCACCGCCAGGCCCAGCAGTTCCCCGACCACACGGCGCTGGAGGACCTGCACTCCGGCCGCACCTTCTCCTACCTGGAGCTGGACCGGCGCGCCAGCCGCTGCGCCCACTTCTTCCGCGACCGGTGGCGGCTCCGGCCCGGGGACCGGGTCGCCCTGCTGGCCCACAATTCCGCGGAGTACGTGGAGATCCTCTACGGCTGCGCCAAGGCGGGCCTCATCCTCGTGGGCCTCAACTGGCGCCTGTCCCTGGACGAGCTCAAGGCCATCGTGGACGACGCGAAACCCGCCGCCCTGGTCTACGGCCTCGAGTTCACCGCCGGCGGCGAGGCCCTGGTGGCCGCCTTCGGCCTGGAGCGCGGCCTGGCCCTGGCCGACGGCTACGAGGCGGCCCTGGCCGAGGCAAGCGGCGAGCGAATCCGCATGGGCTGGCGCGGGCACGACGATCCCTGGTACCTCCTCTACACCGCCGGCACCACCGGCAAGGCCAAGGGTGTCGTCCAGACCTTCGGCATGTGCTTCACCAACTGCGTGAACATCCTGCTCCACGCCGGCATCCGCCGGGACGACGTGCTGCTGGCGGTGCTCCCCTTCTTCCACACCGGCGGGCTGAACCTCTACATGAACCCCATGCTCATG is a genomic window containing:
- a CDS encoding enoyl-CoA hydratase/isomerase family protein, coding for MSLVRLEVAGGIAHLTLCRAGMHNALVPELLEALLGALGEVRDDPRARAVVLAAEGPAFSIGGDMRRFQRERGDLQAYSSRLVGLLNEAILALVDLPQPVVAAVHGLVTGGSLGLVLAADFVYLTPRVALKAHYTTAAFGPDGGWTALAPRLAGLRRAASALMLNRTIRADDAVEWGLATEVVPADALLDTATATAQRLASFPAGTLRAAKDLLWGDRAALAAALEGERRHFLDLVARPEAIEGVDAFLRDFHDYPHDQE